In Aspergillus luchuensis IFO 4308 DNA, chromosome 1, nearly complete sequence, the following are encoded in one genomic region:
- the cyp4 gene encoding peptidyl-prolyl cis-trans isomerase (COG:O;~EggNog:ENOG410PM2G;~InterPro:IPR029000,IPR020892,IPR002130;~PFAM:PF00160;~go_function: GO:0003755 - peptidyl-prolyl cis-trans isomerase activity [Evidence IEA];~go_process: GO:0000413 - protein peptidyl-prolyl isomerization [Evidence IEA];~go_process: GO:0006457 - protein folding [Evidence IEA]), whose product MFSRSLRSTITPPCSPFASRPLFSIPNCKQSSFLSLRPFHQSSAAMSGNTQAFFEVQYAPVGSSATKTGRIVFNLFEKDVPKTARNFRELCSKPQGEGYKGSTFHRVIPQFMLQGGDFTRHNGTGGRSIYGEKFADENFIYKHNKPGLLSMANAGPNTNGSQFFITTVVTSWLDGKHVVFGEVADDASMQVVKEIEALGSSSGSIRSNVKPTIVNCGEL is encoded by the exons ATGTTCTCCCGAAGCCTGAGGTCAACAATAACCCCACCTTGCTCGCCCTTCGCTTCTcgtcccctcttctccatccccaatTGCAAGCaatcttccttcctctctcttcgtcctttccatcaatcatccgCAGCCATGTCTGGAAACACTCAAGCCTTCTTTGAAGTTCAGTACGCCCCCGTGGGCTCCAGTGCCA CCAAGACGGGCCGTATCGTCTTCAACCTCTTCGAGAAGGACGTCCCCAAGACCGCCCGCAACTTCCGTGAGCTCTGCTCCAAGCCCCAGGGTGAGGGTTACAAGGGCTCTACCTTCCACCGTGTCATCCCCCAGTTCATGCTCCAGGGTGGTGACTTCACCCGCCACAAC ggtACCGGTGGTCGCTCCATCTACGGTGAGAAGTTCGCCGATGAGAACTTCATCTACAAGCACAACAAGCCCGGTCTTCTCTCCATGGCCAACGCTGGTCCCAACAC CAACGGCTCCCAGttcttcatcaccaccgTTGTCACCTCTTGGCTCGATGGCAAGCACGTCGTCTTCGGTGAGGTTGCCGATGACGCGTCCATGCAGGTCGTGAAGGAGATCGAGGCTCTCGGTTCCTCCTCCGGCTCCATCCGCTCCAACGTTAAGCCCACCATCGTCAACTGCGGTGAGTTGTAA